The genomic segment tgagtaaatgtacttagttacgttCCACCACTGCTTACTGTGTAACTTAAATATAAATCCTCATGTAAAGTAGCATAGGTAACACTTAAATAAAGGGCTTGTAAATGGTATGAAATAGCTTTATTAATGCTCAGAAATCATTTTCAATGTGAAATCATTAACATTACTCACCAAAATgaataactaatgttactgaCAATTTACCAAATCTTAATCTTAGTTTTGTGATATTACAGCTATTGACACTGTTGTAAAATGTAGCTTTGTATAACTGTTTGTTTTCCAAAGTAAGCAGCTGCAGACATCTTACTTTAACCTCGTTAGGAGCTAATgccactgttttttgttttgtttttgttttttaaataattgcagTGTAACATTAGCGTAAACGAGAAAAAACGAACATTGAAATTTGAAAGTTAAATATActggtttttttttacaattgatGCTTCATAAAAACGGAGTACAAATTAAATAATCAATAACAAAATTTAAGTCATTAAGTGTACATATTTGCTAGTTACCCTGGCTACTTCTCCACAAGGCGATCGGTCGTCATTTCACAGTGTTAATTAATCGATCAGTCTCCCAGAAAGTCTTCCACCAGTCGGTTGAATTCATCAGCGTACCTCAGGTGGAGATTGTGTTTACCCTCTGGCATCAGGTGTAACCTAGATTTGGAATAAAAGACAGGTcattgttattttgttgttgtttaagtgtgtgtgtgtgtgtgtgtgtgtgtgtgtgtgtgtgtgtgtgggcttgtttaactatatttgtgggatCCAAAAACCTGGGGAGTCTAGTATtattaggttctggttagggtgagggtaagggttaaggttagggatttagttgtgatggttaaggttagggtaaggggctagggaatgcattatgtcaatgacgggtccccacaaagatagtgccacaaacttgtgtgtgtgtgtgtgtgtgtgtgtgtgtgtgtgcgtgtgtgcgtgtgtgtgtgtgtgtgtgttgtatgttgaCACATCCAAATGtagactagggctgggtattgaattcaatactttttaggcactgaccgaattgcctctaaagtatcgattATCggaaaaaatgcctcgtcattcaatacccaatttcaatacctaaggagtaaatctcatcagcgtcagtgagccaataagcacgcagcatgttTCTACCAAGacctaataatgtctgtgattggctgtctaacgttacacgtcgtagagacacgcagggaaaactctacgttacactcagagacagggctcacgtagtaggagctgaaaaataaataaagatttgtgccgtaatgtgtaatgttgcaattccttttttgttttataaaattgttatcaaaaaaagtatcgtttaggaaccggtatcaaagtcacagtattggtatcagtaccggtatcgaacattttttaacgatacccagccctgaTGTAGACATGCAGTTAAAGAAAGACAACAAAGCCAAACAACAATAAGTAGACCAAGATGGATTATATGTATCCattgatggatggatatattTGTACAGTTTTACAGTTTGCTTAGACTTACAAGTGACAATAAACATACATTGTATGCtcataatgtacagtatttctcCATTTTGTTGTGTTAACATTACGTGTCCTTGGCCTGCCAGGTGAGTGTGGACGCGGTGTGTGCATGCGCacgcatgtgtgtatgtgtgtgtgtgtgtgtgtgtgtgtgtttgtgtgatctCATCTCACTGTGATCCCTTGATGTGTTTGAGGAGGCACTGTGGGTGGAAGCTGGGCACCATGGGGTCTTTCTCTCCGTGGATGATGAGGGTTGGACAGCTGATTAGGGGCAGAAGTTCCAGGCAGATACTCCCTGACCAGATgacatttaagaaaacattttcaatcAACTACTTTCAGCCGACGGAGCATCTCAAATGTATCTCCTCCTCCAAGGAGGTCATGTTTTCGGCTCAGGTTGTTGGTTTATCTGTTTATCTTTCAACAGGATTATGTAAAAACTACAGGCCAAGTTATGACACTTGGTGGAAGgctgtagcatgggccaagaaaGAAGCCAATTAATTCTGTAGAGGATCCGAATCCAAGGGTGGGTACACAAATTATTTGTCGCTTTCGTTAccattgcgagatagggcgtTATTGCTGCATTCATGTCGTGTCAGAATAATCCGCAAGATTTGTTCCcgactgcattaacattgtgacatgcattaacattgtgacatTGTCATGCAGCGGCacgggttcaaatccaacctgctgcCTTTTGCTGCGTGtaatcccccatctctctccccctttcatgtctatccactgtctctacacaataaagggaaaagccccaaaaagttTTTCTTGTGACACATCCACTATGCAAAACACTGCAAACTCCCAGTAACTATATATTATCAATACTTTACAGTCCCAGCCTGCCCCCAAAATATTTTACTGTATCAGTAGCCTAACATGTCTTGTCTCTttacttttccttttcttcattctttattttctctcctcATTTAATTGTTCCTTTCTTCTGTGCCTTTTTGCATATACTGTGTTtagcatgtttttattttctatatgcTACCTTACGTTGAATTATTTTAGGGAACCCAACATGTCAAGCCcctcaaatcaaatcaaacatgGATTCAGTACCTTCTGGTCTTTTTGCAAACTGTGCGATCCCATCCCCCCAGGCCTCCCAGGTTTTAGCAAAGACTTGTGCTCCATACACCTCCTCCATGGGCTGCCTCATCCTCGCACTCCACTTGGAGACATCACGCACCGCTACGTGTTGCCATggacacacaacatacacagttAAGAAAGATGGCACCGTGCACAGTTCACAGTTTGGGACTACGTGGGCACATTACCATTGTAAAGCTTGAGGTCCTGCTGGGAAACAAAGGCATTGCTTCCCCATACAACCATCTTGCTGATCAGGTCGGGGTTCTTCGCTGCTGCAATCAGAGCGGTGATCCCTCCGTCACTCCACCCCAGCAGAGAGAACTTATCAAAGCCCAATGCCTGCCAATGAAATGGAAAATACTATTAATTAGCTTTCATTCTTCCTATCGCAGAAGTATGTGATCAAAACACATATTtgcttaaccctctgaggtctaggGGCATTgctttttaacccttgtgtcgtCTTCCCATTggccatgcaactttttgtttttctgggtcaaaatttaaaatgtaaaccgTCAGAAGCTTTTGTCGGTTTTCCcgttgtttttttgacatttgttctttcttcttttaccacgtttttgaagctttttccgacgttttgtcacttttccagaGTTCTTTGTCGATTTGTTCTGcgcttttgatgtttttgttttcttgtttttaccgacatttttgtcacttttttcaatgttcttttatcaattcttttcttcaaattttataaaattgaataaaacacccacattcaatgaaagtagtgaactgatcattcattttacttgtgaagagcgttgtacggaaccatccacgttattatttttgacaatttggttgaaagaaacccaaatttttgACATTGAaacttgttgaaaaaaaaaaatgggtaaaatttgacccaaggagggttacattcacattttaagGATATATAAATCGATACCCATTtctttcatatcaaaatgttcagaacagactcagctttctgtaaagTAAGGCCCAAATTTGTTCCAGAGcgataatttggccctaaagctgaaaagttgaggttcgctttttgaaatttctcaaatctcttgtgaaaacaaaccTAAACTCAAGTGTTTTGGTGCTTCAAATGAGTTgacaaaagtcttgggttcacgatggtagcgtaatatatgaataaaatagtatataaatgtataaaatgaaaTTTTGAAATATTGCTTTCTGAGTAGGACTCTTTGTCAAACATCACTTGGACTGgtgaatgacatcttttcagaatcagaatcatcaatcccctcagggaaattattattatgttttgttattatttgtattaaaatCACAGTAAACTATGGAAAATACTGATGTGGACATTTGTGTGCAAAGATAAACCGAGAACATAGATTTAGCAACCAGGACTATCATCAGTGTCAAAAAAACAGTGAGGATGCTATAACATGCTTCCTCTATGCGGCACATAATGGAGTGACAATCAGCCACTCAGAGCAGAGTGTAAATTAGACACTATTTGACTGTAAAAGCTTATTTTCTTAGATAAAGTGTAGATCAGAGGAGGCATTTTGAGGTATGATTTGTGCTTTAACATGTAAAGATTAATTGTGCAACAGCAAAATGCTTTGATTTGCTCATTTTAAATCTATTAAGTGCATCACAAAGGACATTTCAGTGTTTTCACTATTCTTCTGAAACCATGTATTCATTTAGTTGGTGTGACAACTAAATACTGcactacttttttttataacacaATTAGAATTTCCCACTTTCATTCTGAAATACCAGCCGTATATACCAGCATCGTGCTTCAAAGTTTTCCTTAACTGAacaacaatttatcaatacatGCTCTCAGATTTACACAGCCATGTTCCTTCCTACCATATGACCCCCCCCTCACCCCCCCACGCCAGGGGGGCTTCTTAGTAAATATGCAATTCAGATTGGTAATAATGATCACCCCTGGCTGATCAACAGACTCATAAGACCTTCATAAGATCCACTGCGTCCTTTGCATCCCTCTCAAAGAAGTCAGGGGGGAAGTCTCTATCTGGGGGGCGGGATTGTCCGTAACCACGGGGATCCCAGCCCACTACAGTGTAGCGTTCCTTATTCAGAGACTTCAGCTGAGGTCCAAAATCAGTCCAAATGCACCCTGTGGAAGGAGAGGTTTTCACAAGCTTAGAAGACGTGTGGACAGACATGAGGcagagatactgtgtgtgtgtgtgtgtgtgtgtgtgtgtgtgtgtgtgtgtgagagagattttGTCAGAAAGACTAAgagatgttgttgttgtatttacCCAGAGCACCAGGAATCAACAGCACGGCGTGTTTCCCTCTGCCGGTCTGCTCGTAGTACAGATCCACTCCGTTAACATGCTGCCTGCCCGAGGCCAGCGAAGAGCTGCAGGGACACAGACAGGTAGACTGTGGCGGTAATGGTCATGGTGGTGGAAAAGAATAGAATCGCTCCGAAAAACATTGGCTTTCATTTGACAGTCACAGCAAaatcaaatatgacaaaaaattaCAGCCATATTAACATGACAACAATGTACAACAttggttttaaataaaaaagtaatatcaGCTTCCGTTTGAAACATTCACCTCTGAGCTGAACATGTCAGCAAGGATACTTGAATAAAACATGAAGCTGCACAGACGATGACTGCTCTGTTGGACTGTCATGAAATCACATAGGAAAATGCTTCAGTTGAGAAGAAGTCTTGTGGACTTGACTTGTCGTGCCAAGATTTTGGCATGACACATCAACAATGATTTCTGCTCAACAGAGTTGTTATTTGGTTGGTTCAGCCGAGTATTAACGTTGAAAATAACGTGCCCATGCCTTATTCAAGTTAATAGAAAATGTAGAGTCggaataacaattattttcgctaagaaatgttttcaattttttttactttggagGGGAAAGCTCCTCAACATTTAAGACTATGTATGATCAATAATCACATTTGTTACTACTAGAACAAAGcagtattttaaagtatttttaaatatttttgggCCACTTTTCTTACATATTTGGATGATTTCAGGGCGTGAGGACTATGGTTTCAGATTAAATAGTCATAGTCAGACATGACTATCTAATACTGGATTATTTGTGTGTCTCCTGGCGCTAAATTCAATACGgcgccacggtgcctctgcaaaatagcctcgggaaggaacttgttttggtggaacatgtgtacgttcaaaggttgttttagtcgtgcaacagaaaactcagattggacagatagtctagctagctgtctggatttaccctgcagagatctgaggagcagttaaccatagtcctcagaaatccaccacagtttagaacgccaacacaaaggaagcccaaggcaacggatatccggcctaaatgagtgaaatctggcagTATTTcggtcggcaacggagcaatcccagaagtggaacgtcgtggatatagactaaagtCCGGGTAACAAGCTGCCTaaactttttctgttattttacggatttatttcttagagAGCAGGAATTAAGTGTTTGACGCTGAAACTTTTCTGTGTCCCGCCAATGTTGAAACCAAACCTATAGGCCCTTGCCgtcgaccatgaacttgttgtccttttttttttttttttacgtttttttcccccaactaCCACCAGTAGCCTATAttcttggaattcatggtcaacaaACCTCAATTATATGATATTACACCCcctttttaagttaaaaaaaagcagaaattatgaattattttgattaatagttaagatcagaggatgttaatggataatcacagactagtttatgtcaaagtttagtcaggatacggttttgaaaccatttaaaaaaaatttttttaaatgctatgaaattgaaagTTGTGAGCTGATCATTCATTTTTACCTGCAAACAACGTTGTACGGAACCATCCGTGTGTTTTTTGGgccatttggttgaaagaaagggctgcacaattaagtTTGTTTAAGGCATAACATGTGTCAAACacttctgaattaagtattgtggtgctccAGCCTACAActtgtatcctacagactaaagaaaaaaatctttgttttgtacagatccttgaggaggaaaaaaaataaaataaaaaataaataaaataaattcacattatagtcatttaattatttttttgattttcatatttttcaagGAAAATAACaatgatacaaaaataaaattccctccaatatcgtggatcatatcgcaatcggaatatcagtcaaaataatgcacacatgcagaggaggtttattcctcgatgcagaaggtccaggatTCGAGTCCGACCCgggacggttttcctgcatgtcttcccccttctctctcacctttcatatctcagctttcctaaaaggcagaaatgcccaacaAAATTTAAGAAGaaagatctttaaaaaaaataataataataataatcgcaattagatattttcctcacatcgtgcagccctaaaaaaaaaaaaaacttttctgaaataaaaacttCGAAAACGGGTGAAATTTGAGCCGAGGACAACAGAAGGGTTAAGGTGCACTGTCTGCCTGGACATGCTCCGCCATCTAGTGGCTTTAAATCAAACTAGGCTTCATGAGGAATACTGCAAAAAGACGACTAAAGAACAGGGCAAGCGTTTCCTGTTTTCTGGCTGCAGCACTCCGTGGTTAAAGTTCACATTTCAATGTGCATATAAACATGCAAATATCAAACAGAAAACAGTTAGCCTACCAGTACGACTGGAATGACTCTTTCATGACTCTCTTAATGTCAGTTGTGCATTTAAAGAAACGTCCTCCGAGTGAAAACAACGCCATTCCTGAGCCGTCCACTCCGCACAGACCGAGCACTTCTCCGCTGCCTGCGGGCTGCGGGCTGCGGCTCTGGTTCTTTAGTGCTTCAACATTCCCTACACTGAAAGGTTGGGATTTTTAACCTAGGGAATCCAGGAAGCTGCAGTCAGTTTGGCACTTTCCACGTCGTCTTTATTGACAAAAGAAATTAAAGCGAAAGTACGAAAACGAATCGAAGGGCAACTTTCACGGGGAGGTTAAATAGGCTACACCCCTTGGGCTTTACAGGAAGAATATTTCAGTAACGCCATAGATTTGATTGATTTTTCTAATAATTTCCAGATAACTTTCCTTGTTTGTCTGTAAAATACCTATTACATTTGGATGATCTGCTGGGTGTCACACATAAACTGGCATCCGACTTGAAAGTAACTCCTGAGGTTATgtgtctcctcttcttcttcaaaaaaacacacttttaatcATTAACATATCACATCCTCTAATGTGTATGCaacacagccccccccccctcctctcactctcacacacacacacacacacacacacacacacacacacacaaacactcacggacacacatacacagtgatggtgtttttttatgtattaatgTTTACCATATCACATCCTCTAATGTGTATGCAACACAGCCCCCccctctcacacaaacacacacacaaacactcacggacacacacacacacacacacacgcacgtttAATGTGAGATGTTTGTTTATGAATGGGGTTGACCCGCTGCTATCTACATGAGCTGATCAGACCTAATTTCTCTGTGGAAGGCAGCTTTTTTTGTAAACGCCTCCATTCTCCTCTGCTTGTCAGTGCGTGCCACACACTGAAccacacacaggaacacggCACACAAAGACGACAAAGctgggctaaaaatacctcGATCGCCGCAGAGCGATGTGTTGAAGATGTGGCAGAATTTACTGGAAATGAAGTGACTGAAGTAGATGTCCACTGAGACATGATTTCAAATAAATAGGGAGGCGGGGATCTTTAGATCTAAGATAACATTTACAAAGTATATAAGCAATTCtcatgaaatttaaaaaaagtcatgaagtaGGTTATCAAGCTGACGTTTAATTTGAGGATGTGCTGCTTTCccctgatttattttatttagcagaaatGTTAGTTAGTATGCCGGctggtcagtccaccactttggtccagactaaaatacatcagcaactattggatggatttccaTGAAATCTGGTATGTagattcatggtccccagaggatgaataaTCCCACTGACTTTGTTGATGCCCTTACtttctttaaaggtgcagtaggtaagacttataaaactaactttctgtcatatttgctgaaactgaccctatgttcaaagagcagaaaagtgcaatgtgatattctctacttgaatatcacattgcagttttctgctctttttgcacttttggttggacgcaaactgcattttgttgtatttgtacttgtactctgcacaatgacaataaagttgaatctaatctaatttaaaaaatgaatgaagcaggtaattaaaaaaaaaaaaatctggctcctctggctccacctacagcctgtagtgagatttgcaaaaatccacagctccctgttcagatgcaccaatcaggtaacctgactccgccagatggatttgctcggcatatccatcttggaactttccgttggagaacttttgagaaggggcgaaaatactggttagctgattggataaaccatttgtccatcaccacctatgttggtgatagacggaccaaatcaaccaatcagatcaacgatatatcaaactcttgccgaaaccagtcgggagaagagcaaaaacatcttttcctccagaaaagcctccagtgccgttttttgctcttctttcaatgaaggaatactttctaatttggataaaacttgcgcgatagctacgctcatctcatctgtggaagccgccatgttgtttagactgaacagtcgcttctcgttgcgtcacacctaaacccgcctcaaaactaacgctgattggtcggtcgtttggcgaacggctccaaattttctctgtctcaagatgtgGACatctggagctcgcgagatcaggatgGTCTCACGAGGCTACCAATCAGGAccgggggggggtgtctaactgcatgtcaatcactgctcatgcacaagcattcattctcccttatggggggaggggcttaggagactgttttgggctttagcggaaaggggggagagggactgagaagttgttgatgttcaaattctttggctaagtcctggatcttcacaatcctacctacagcacctttaagcacCACCAACAGGTTGACATTTTAGTTTGGGGTGAAATACAGTGACAGCTTTCAGGTTGATTGCCATAACATTTGGTACAGATTTGTATTGCCCACAGAGGACTTGacaatgactttggtgatcccctgacccTTTCCTCTGGAGCCACTGTGGAGGTTTGCTTATTCGCGGCCGGTTCACTCTTTAATTAAACTTATAGGGAATAATTATGAGCTGATCAAAGTTTTCACTAATTCATTTAGTGATTTTAATAAATCTACAACAAGGTTAACATTTGGTCAACTGAGAACTGGACACCATGTTAAAGCTCCTAAAATCATAGTcacaaatgtcaaatatttctctataaaataaaatgttcctcaaTAAATGCGCAAATATATAATTTTGGATACATAAGTTTGGATGTGATTGCCTATACAAACATCCCCTCAACATTCATTGCATTTTGATACTGAAATGTTGCTAAAACCTGATTGGCGCACAACAAAGTgtatcacctttttttttcaacctctcCCCGCCCATGGATGTATAGTTTCCACCCACTTCAAACCAGCAAGAAGAGCACAGACAGAATGAAAAATATGGAACATCTTtcacagagaaaacagaaacgGAACTTTTGCAGAACATTGTTTGTTCATGTAGGACACATCATCCACAAGCTGTTTTTGGAAAGTGTTTTTCAGggcttttaatttaaatgagGGAATTCACAGTTCTAAGACAACTCATATATATAACTCAGGAATATTATCTAAATTGAGATCTATTGCAAgtggcatgttttttttttgagccTCATCAGAAGGGCTCCTTGTACGGTATTACACCTCAGTAGATAGTGGCATGCATGTCGGATCTGTTCTCATCTGTCCTCTGGCCCTCAACCATCTTTGTCTGGCTGGTATGTGCCTATGGACAGTCCCATGACCCGACTCCTGGTCTAAATATAAATGTCCAAGCAGCACTGCTAAGGTCACATTACGTCATCCCAAGCAGCACACTCTCAATCAAGTAGCACTCGGTGCATGAGCTGTGGAGGCGCCGAAGGCTTTATGATATCCTGGGTCATTAGGGGCGGGTTGAAAACGATTGGCGGCGCTAATCACTCCTGGAGCACTACATGATacacaactttaaaaaaaaaacctggtgaAAAGAAATCCCTATTGTGTCCTTTGTGTGCTTTCCTCGAGACTTTTAGCTGACATGGGTAATGGAATAAATAAGGTACAGTATGAAATCTCTACCTGAAAGGGAttcaaaaacattcaaacatgAATCACCTCGTTGTACTTTCACAGcctcttcttccttcctttgacTAATGTTCTTTAGATCCTGCCTGATCTGTATCTCGGAAACATCAAAGGTAAGATGTCCTGCCTTTTGTTGAGTAAAAAATTGATTTATTATCTGGATAATGTAGCAGAGTATGTTTCAGTTCCTCATACGGAGGGGCATGTGGTGAGATTCTACACTGAGCTCAGTTTCTATAGAGTAAAGAGGTCACAGTGTAGAGCACAATGAttgaagtatattttgatgattgaaaaaaaatgttacactgtgtttttgcctctgtgtgtgtgtgtgtgtgttactctcTGTCAGCAGCTGGAGGAAACAAATTATTTTGAGGGCTGCTGAGTTGAGGGTTGGTGTGGGTGGGGATGCCCCGCAGCGTGGGGGTGTCCCTGGTGTAAACTGTATTCCACATCGTTCCATAAAGCAGCAAATGCAATCATTAggttgcttttcttttctttttttaattaaaaaaaaccaatTGGTGCACACATGTAATGGTGAGTGCATAGGAAATGTCTTAAAATATGTATCACTTTTTGTAAACATGACATGTTCAGGGAACCACTCTTAAATAGGAAATCTGACATATTTCATGTTATCAAGGCCTTCTTTTTTATCCACTTTGCTCTTGTCTTTATACAGTAACAAGTGTGAGCAAGTACCAACGACTTTTACAGTGTAAGAATACCCCTGACCTGTCCTACAAAGGAAGAACAGTAGCTACAGAAGCAGTAAAGTCTAGAAAAAGAGTTTAGAGGAACAATGAGTAGGATTTACTAAAAATCACTGTATAGACttacacaaaaataatcccTGTCAATCATCACTGACAGTCTTTATCTGTTGCCTAAGCTGTCACAAATATTTATCTCATGACCAACACACTTGTGGACTCATATGACCTTCAAGTCACTGGCAGACAGTGtaagttgtttttgtg from the Sander vitreus isolate 19-12246 chromosome 9, sanVit1, whole genome shotgun sequence genome contains:
- the bphl gene encoding valacyclovir hydrolase yields the protein MALFSLGGRFFKCTTDIKRVMKESFQSYCSSLASGRQHVNGVDLYYEQTGRGKHAVLLIPGALGCIWTDFGPQLKSLNKERYTVVGWDPRGYGQSRPPDRDFPPDFFERDAKDAVDLMKALGFDKFSLLGWSDGGITALIAAAKNPDLISKMVVWGSNAFVSQQDLKLYNAVRDVSKWSARMRQPMEEVYGAQVFAKTWEAWGDGIAQFAKRPEGSICLELLPLISCPTLIIHGEKDPMVPSFHPQCLLKHIKGSQLHLMPEGKHNLHLRYADEFNRLVEDFLGD